A stretch of the Triticum aestivum cultivar Chinese Spring unplaced genomic scaffold, IWGSC CS RefSeq v2.1 scaffold247300, whole genome shotgun sequence genome encodes the following:
- the LOC123175606 gene encoding LEAF RUST 10 DISEASE-RESISTANCEUS RECEPTOR-LIKE PROTEIN KINASE-like 2.1 has product MAKPGVYHCSISLQALTVFSVLVVLLEDVQGGDKCLSFSCGPLRDVRYPFRRPGDPPGCGAEGYELVCSSSKATIYINTGTYYVTGINYTDSSFWVVDANFNANSSCPLPRWNQGPYTYGFIDSHYYLDLAIEANWACFTNCSRAITNNSMYKAVTCLSGSNSHVYVWWPPHHCVFQDLESSCGYLAMVPFGDYRYSSDSQQVVRNASYADIMGFIKNGFSVQFPINVYGKRTCSEAINICLNNSTRYFKEQISDASILKWAHAYFWSEIHFFNCVNYYRDEGYHCQPKMFLRLQTIVPAINIIKLLIVLCRFILAPLSLLIFLVYKYWKTRITIDAVEKFLRMQQILGPTRYAYTDIIAITSHFRDKLGQGGYGSVFKGVLLPGNVHVAVKMLEGNSNCNGEDFISEVSTIGRIHHVNVVHLLGFCSEEMRRALVYEYMPRGSLDKYIFSDVKSFSWDKLNEIALGIARGINYLHQGCEMQILHFDIKPHNILLDSNFVPKVADFGLAKLYPRDNSFVPSRALRGTIGYIAPEMISRSFGVISSKSDVYSFGMLLLEMTGGRRNADPNAPNSSQAYYPSWVYDRLTEQEVCEISPVADMHELERKLCIVGLWCIQMKSHDRPTMSTVIEMLEGGFDGLQMPSRPFFCDDEHTAVPDSYPLLSELTEISEEDEISDSYVSRIL; this is encoded by the exons ATGGCGAAGCCCGGTGTGTATCATTGTTCTATTTCCCTGCAAGCCCTGACTGTTTTCTCTGTGCTCGTAGTTCTTTTGGAAGATGTCCAGGGAGGGGACAAGTGCCTAAGTTTTTCATGCGGGCCTCTCCGAGACGTACGGTATCCTTTCCGACGTCCAGGCGACCCACCTGGGTGTGGTGCTGAAGGATATGAGCTGGTTTGTAGCAGTAGCAAGGCTACAATTTACATCAACACTGGAACATACTATGTTACTGGCATCAACTATACTGATTCATCCTTCTGGGTTGTGGACGCCAATTTTAATGCCAACAGCAGCTGCCCTCTTCCTCGGTGGAACCAAGGTCCTTACACATACGGCTTCATTGATTCACATTACTATCTTGATTTGGCAATTGAAGCCAACTGGGCATGTTTCACCAATTGTTCACGAGCAATAACTAATAACAGCATGTACAAGGCTGTTACATGCCTGAGCGGGAGCAATTCACATGTTTATGTATGGTGGCCTCCCCACCATTGTGTGTTTCAAGATCTTGAATCTTCTTGTGGCTACTTGGCCATGGTCCCCTTTGGTGACTACCGATATTCCTCTGACAGCCAACAAGTAGTACGGAATGCAAGTTATGCAGATATCATGGGATTTATAAAGAATGGGTTTTCTGTTCAGTTTCCTATCAATGTGTACGGGAAGCGGACTTGCTCTGAAGCCATTAATATATGCCTGAACAATTCAACCAG ATACTTCAAGGAGCAAATATCTGATGCAAGCATCCTGAAGTGGGCTCATGCCTATTTCTGGAGTGAGATACATTTCTTCAACTGCGTAAATTATTACCGCGATGAGGGTTACCACTGCCAGCCAAAGATGTTTTTGAGATTGCAAACCATTGTACCTGCTATTAATATCATCAAGTTACTTATTG TCCTATGCAGGTTCATATTGGCGCCTCTGTCTCTGTTGATTTTCCTGGTCTACAAGTACTGGAAAACAAGGATAACTATTGATGCAGTTGAGAAGTTCCTCCGTATGCAACAAATTCTTGGCCCGACGAGGTACGCCTACACCGACATCATCGCAATCACAAGCCATTTCAGAGATAAATTGGGTCAAGGAGGCTATGGCTCTGTGTTCAAGGGTGTGCTACTACCAGGCAATGTTCATGTTGCGGTCAAAATGCTAGAAGGTAACTCCAACTGCAACGGAGAAGACTTCATCAGTGAGGTCTCTACCATTGGCAGGATCCACCATGTCAATGTGGTTCATCTTTTGGGATTCTGCTCCGAAGAGATGAGGAGGGCCCTCGTATACGAGTACATGCCTCGAGGTTCTCTTGACAAGTACATCTTCTCAGACGTGAAAAGTTTCTCCTGGGACAAGCTTAATGAGATCGCTTTGGGCATTGCCCGAGGGATCAACTACCTGCATCAGGGGTGTGAGATGCAGATTCTACACTTTGACATCAAGCCACACAACATCCTTCTTGACAGCAATTTTGTCCCAAAAGTTGCTGATTTTGGTCTCGCCAAACTATACCCAAGGGACAACAGTTTTGTGCCGTCTAGAGCTCTACGGGGAACTATTGGGTACATAGCTCCTGAGATGATATCTAGGAGCTTCGGTGTCATATCGAGCAAGTCTGACGTTTACAGCTTCGGAATGCTGCTGCTGGAGATGACTGGAGGAAGAAGGAACGCCGATCCAAATGCACCAAACTCAAGCCAAGCGTACTACCCGTCATGGGTGTATGACAGACTAACTGAACAAGAAGTGTGTGAGATATCTCCCGTTGCTGACATGCATGAGTTGGAGAGGAAGCTGTGCATCGTTGGACTATGGTGCATCCAGATGAAGTCTCATGACAGGCCGACGATGAGCACAGTCATAGAGATGCTGGAAGGTGGCTTCGATGGCCTGCAGATGCCTTCCAGGCCATTCTTCTGTGATGATGAGCACACCGCTGTTCCAGATTCTTACCCTTTGTTATCCGAGCTGACCGAGATCTCAGAGGAGGATGAGATCTCGGATTCTTATGTATCCCGTATCCTGTGA